A region of Salvia splendens isolate huo1 chromosome 17, SspV2, whole genome shotgun sequence DNA encodes the following proteins:
- the LOC121775006 gene encoding probable galactinol--sucrose galactosyltransferase 5 has translation MAPSLSKGGSNAAVVVDGFTTSVITLDESNFVVNDHVILSDVPLNITAAPSPYAVGEKAAASATSPGCFVGFDAAEAKSHHVVPIGKLKNIKFMSIFRFKVWWTTHWIGSNGSDLERETQIVILDKSDGPGFNDRPYVVLLPLIESQFRASLQPGIDDFIDLCVESGSTKVNGSSFQASLYMHAGDDPFTLVKDAIKVARHHLGTFRLLEEKTPPGIVDKFGWCTWDAFYLTVQPEGVMEGVKGLVDGGCPPGLVLIDDGWQSICHDEDDLTTEGMNRTSAGEQMPCRLIKFEENFKFRDYKSPNKTGPGPNTGMKAFIRDMKDTYTSVDYVYVWHALCGYWGGIRPGVPGLPEAKVIEPLLTPGLKTTMEDLAVDKIVNNGVGLVPPKLAEKMYEGMHSHLESVGIDGIKVDVIHLLEMLCEDYGGRVDLAKDYYKALTKSVQNHFKGNGVIASMEHCNDFMFLGTEAISLGRVGDDFWCTDPSGDPNGTFWLQGCHMVHCAYNSLWMGNFIHPDWDMFQSTHPCALFHAASRAISGGPIYVSDSVRKHNFELLKSLVLPDGTILRCDYYALPSRDRLFLDPLHDGKTMLKIWNLNKFTGVIGAFNCQGGGWDRKERRNQCFSECSRLVSATTGPSDIEWKQGGNPIAVDGVEKFAMYLYGEKKLVLSKPSDTIAVELDPFNFELITVSPVKTLAGSSVEFAPIGLVNMLNTGGAIQSLAYNDREKSVKIGVKGTGEMKVYASQRPAAVKVNGGNVRFGYADSLVAAEVPWVNPTGVSVIDYVF, from the exons ATGGCTCCGAGCTTGAGCAAGGGAGGCTCCAACGCCGCCGTGGTGGTGGACGGATTCACCACCTCCGTGATCACCCTCGACGAATCCAACTTCGTCGTGAATGATCACGTCATCCTCTCCGACGTCCCTCTCAACATCACGGCGGCTCCCTCGCCCTACGCTGTCGGGGAGAAGGCGgccgcctcggccacctccccCGGCTGCTTCGTGGGGTTCGACGCCGCGGAGGCGAAGAGCCACCACGTCGTCCCTATAGGGAAGCTCAAGAACATCAAATTCATGTCCATTTTCCGCTTCAAGGTGTGGTGGACCACCCACTGGATCGGGTCGAACGGGTCGGATCTCGAGCGCGAGACCCAGATTGTCATCCTCGACAAATCCGACGGCCCGGGATTTAATGACAGGCCTTATGTCGTCCTGCTGCCCCTTATCGAGAGCCAATTCCGGGCCTCCCTCCAGCCCGGGATTGACGACTTCATCGACTTATGCGTCGAGAGCGGCTCGACAAAAGTGAACGGGTCGTCCTTCCAGGCGTCCCTGTACATGCACGCGGGGGACGACCCGTTCACGCTGGTGAAGGACGCCATCAAGGTGGCGCGACACCACCTCGGGACGTTCCGTCTCCTCGAGGAGAAGACGCCGCCCGGGATCGTCGACAAGTTCGGGTGGTGCACGTGGGACGCCTTCTACCTCACGGTCCAGCCCGAAGGAGTGATGGAGGGTGTCAAGGGCCTTGTTGATGGCGGCTGTCCGCCGGGCCTAGTGCTCATCGACGACGGGTGGCAGTCGATCTGCCACGACGAGGACGACCTCACGACGGAGGGAATGAACCGGACATCCGCCGGAGAGCAGATGCCCTGCAGGCTGATTAAGTTCGAGGAGAACTTCAAGTTCAGGGACTATAAAAGCCCGAACAAGACCGGACCAGGCCCGAACACCGGGATGAAGGCCTTCATTCGGGATATGAAGGATACTTACACGAGCGTGGACTACGTGTATGTGTGGCACGCTCTGTGTGGGTACTGGGGCGGGATTAGGCCCGGTGTCCCGGGCCTGCCAGAAGCGAAGGTGATTGAGCCTTTGCTTACTCCCGGGCTTAAGACAACTATGGAAGATCTTGCTGTTGACAAGATTGTTAACAATGGTGTTGGGCTTGTCCCACCTAAGCTGGCTGAGAAGATGTATGAAGGAATGCATTCCCATCTTGAATCTGTTGGGATTGATGGAATCAAAGTTGATGTCATCCAT TTGCTGGAAATGTTGTGTGAGGACTACGGTGGTCGGGTGGATCTAGCAAAGGATTACTACAAGGCCCTTACCAAGTCGGTTCAGAACCATTTCAAAGGAAACGGAGTCATTGCTAGCATGGAGCATTGCAACGACTTCATGTTCCTGGGGACCGAGGCCATCAGTCTCGGTCGTGTTG GTGACGACTTTTGGTGTACCGATCCATCGGGTGATCCTAACGGCACGTTCTGGCTACAAGGGTGCCACATGGTGCACTGCGCCTACAACAGTTTGTGGATGGGTAACTTTATCCACCCCGACTGGGACATGTTCCAATCGACCCACCCTTGCGCGTTGTTCCATGCCGCATCGCGTGCAATCTCCGGTGGCCCCATCTACGTTAGTGACTCCGTCAGGAAGCACAACTTTGAGCTGCTCAAGAGCCTTGTGCTCCCCGACGGCACCATCCTTCGTTGCGACTACTACGCCCTGCCCTCTCGCGACCGCCTCTTCCTAGACCCTCTCCACGATGGCAAGACCATGTTGAAGATTTGGAACCTCAACAAG TTCACCGGAGTGATCGGAGCATTCAACTGCCAGGGCGGCGGGTGGGATCGCAAGGAACGGCGCAACCAGTGCTTCTCCGAGTGCTCCCGCCTGGTCTCCGCCACCACTGGCCCGAGCGACATCGAGTGGAAGCAAGGCGGTAACCCGATCGCCGTCGACGGCGTGGAGAAATTCGCGATGTACCTCTACGGCGAGAAGAAGCTCGTCCTCTCCAAGCCCTCCGACACCATCGCCGTCGAGCTCGATCCGTTCAACTTCGAGCTGATCACCGTCTCCCCTGTGAAGACTCTGGCTGGGTCCTCCGTCGAGTTCGCGCCGATCGGGCTGGTGAACATGCTCAACACCGGCGGCGCGATCCAGTCGTTGGCCTACAACGATCGGGAGAAATCGGTGAAGATCGGAGTGAAGGGAACcggagagatgaaggtgtacgcGTCGCAGAGGCCGGCGGCGGTCAAAGTGAACGGCGGGAATGTGAGATTCGGGTACGCGGATTCCTTGGTGGCGGCGGAGGTGCCATGGGTGAATCCTACCGGAGTTTCGGTGATTGATt